The genome window CTAAAGATAACGAAAATTCATCCGCCAGTTGTCTTAAATAGAGGTCTTTTTCTACCGCCTTATCCAGTTTAGCAATTTCTCCTATTACTTCTTCTATATAGGCGAGTTTATCTCCTTCATTTTGAAGATTTTTCCCTCTTCGATAGTACAGCATTTTAAATCCCATAAAAGGAATACTACCATGAAGAATTTCCTGCTGTAGTTTATCTTCCCCAAATTTGTTCACATAATCATCGGGGTCCATTCCATCTGGTAACATTACTACTTTAACAATACAATTAGCCTTAGTAAGAAGCTGTCCTGCACGAAAGGCCGCTTCTATCCCAGCTGAATCAGAATCATAACAAATCGTTATATTTCGCGCGTTTCTTTTTAGAATTGCGATATGCTCCTCCGTTAAGGAGGTACCCATTGTCGCAACACTATTTTCCACTCCCGCTCTATTAGCAGCTATAACATCTGCAAACCCTTCAAATAAAACAGCTTGTTGTAGCTTCCTTATAATCGGCCTTGCTTTATGAAAATTGTAAAGTGTATTGCTTTTATTAAAAATTGGTGTTTCGGGACTGTTAAGATATTTGGGATTATTATCCCCTAATGCACGTCCAGAAAACGCAATTGTGTTACCATTTCGATCACTGATTGGGAAGATAATTCGATCGCGGAAACGATCAAAATATTTTTCATCCCTTTCACTTTTTACAATTAAACCAGCTTTTTCTAGTAACGAAACATCGAATTTACGTTTCCCTAAAAACTTCACAGCTAAATCCCAAGAGTTTAATGTATAGCCTATTTGGAACTTTTCAATAATAGGTAATGTAAAGCCCCTATTAGTCAAATATTCCAATGCGTGCTGACCATCCTTTGTATTTACGAGCAAATGATGGTAGAATTTAGATAATAATTCATGTGCATCAATCATTTGCTGTAAATCATTGGGGATAGCTGGTTTTTTTTCTAATTCACTGATTTCAATTCCTAAATCAATGCTTGCTCTGTCTGCAAGACTTGTAGCCACTTCTACAAAGGAAGTGCCTTCTAAATCCATTAGAAAGGTAAATACATTTCCGCCTGCATGACAGCCAAAGCAATGGAATATCTGCTTATCTGGCGATACAGTAAAAGAAGGTGTTTTTTCGCCGTGAAAAGGACAAAGACCGATGAAATTGCGCCCTTGTCTTGTAAGGGATACATGTTCTCCAATGACCTCTACAATATCAGTTGCCTGTTTAATTTCATTAAGTTTTTCTTCAGGAATGCGCGCCACCATTTTCTAACACATCTCCCTACTTATTGCCTACTTTAATGAATTATTCGACGTGTCCAATCGATTCTCCTTCATTTTTCGACAAAATCCTTATAAAATTTCTTCTAAATTTTTGTCGATCCTCCTCTGTAAATGGTTTAGGACCTTTTCCATATACCCCTTTTCGCCTTGCTTTAGCAGATAAATAACGCATATCTAATGCAGTATTTATCGTTTCTTCCTCATACATTACCCCTCTTGGTGAAAGAACAGTAACTTGCTTTAGCAATAAGGTGGAGGCCAAGCCAATATCTTGAGTTACGACAATATCCTGTTTTTTGGTAGCATTCATAATAAATAAATCAACAGCTTCTTTATCACTATCCACATACTTCCAGTTTTGTCCGTCATTCTCCCGCTTCATATGGGCATAGGATGCAACGAACTGCAATTCATAATGATAATAAGAAGCTATTTCGACAATATCTTCTTTTACAGGACAGGAATCAGCATCAACATATATCATGTGTTTTCCTAATGTACTATTAATTCTACATCACTCCACATATTCCTTCTTCCTAAATTATTTTTTCACGAAAGAAGTAATGTCGAAAATTTTTTTATCCCTTCCCTTGACTTCTCACAATAAATAGTTTATTCGTAATAAGCCAAGTCTAAACCTAAAACATGATACTTTTTTATCACAATTTTTTATTATAGTATAAATCAGCTTGAAATTCCATCTTTTTTTATCTATAATTATTCCTTTTAGATCATACTAGAACAAAAAAATGCGAAACAAAGCGAATTTTTCTATTGACTGCGGTAAAGCAGCCATAATGAAAAACTTGATTCTACTTTGGAGAACCAAGTCTTTACCAATTGCTGTTTATAGATAAAAACTAATTATCTGCATTATACTTAGAGCGATAATATAAATTGTGGATAATATTTGCTGTTTCTTCCACTGCTTTATTCGTAACATCGATAACCGGACAGCCAATGCGATTTACGATATCATCAAAATAGGTTAATTCTTCTTGTATTCTTTCAATTTGAGCATAGCTTGCTTGATCACTTAGGCCCAGAGAAATAAGGCGTTCTTTTCTAATATTGTTTAATTTCGTCGGGCTTATTTTTAAGCCAAAGCATTTACTTGCTGGTACTTGAAAAAGTTCTTTTGGCGGATCAACCTCTGGCACGATTGGAACATTTGCCACTTTCACTCTTTTATGTGCCAAAAATTGCGATAAAGGCGTTTTGGATGTTCGTGATACACCAATTAAGATAATATCTGCCTTTTCTAACCCTCTTGGATCCCTTCCATCATCATATTTCACAGCAAATTCTATCGCTTCAACTTTTTTAAAGTAATCTTCATCAAGTTTGCGGACAAGCCCTGGTTCATATAAAGGCGTTTTCCCCCATAAAACTTGGAATTGATCGATAATCGGACCAATAATATCACAGGCATATACGCCCTCTTGGCGAGCCAATTCACTCATATAGTTGCGAACCTCTGGTTTAACAAGCGTATAAGCAATCATCCCATGTTCCATTTTAGCTTGCATGACTACTTCATGTATATTCGATTTATCCTCCACAAACGGGAACCTTTTAATTAATACATTTACATTATGTCCAGAAAATTGGCTGATTGCTGCTTTTGTTACTAGTTCAGCTGTTTCACCAACTGAATCAGATACAACATAAATAATTTGTCTTTCAGTCATTATGTTCCTCCACAATTCCTTTACGATTGTTAGACAAGTCTACAAACGCTCTAGTAATATTTGTTTTCGAAACTCTTCCTATTACAAGAAGACCATTTTCATTTTTTTCTACAACTGGAAGTGCATCTATTTCGTGATCCATTAACTTGCAGCCAACATCTACTAAGATTTCTTCTTTAAAGCAATATGTGACATTCGGCATTCTTGTCATAATAATAGCGACAGGCAAAGAGTTTAACTCTTGTTTACCAATGCTTGCTCGTAATAGATCTTTGCGGGAAACAACTCCAGTTAATGTGGAAGCTTCATCAATAACAAAAATAGTTCCAACATCTTCTGTGAACATAATGACAATGGCATCATAGACAGAGGAATTCTCGTGAACAACTACTGGATGTGAATAATAATCTTTCACAAGGATATTACGGATATTATCAATTACTAGCCGCTCTGAGTTCTTGCCCGTATAGAAGTAACCTACACGAGGTCTTGCATCTAAAAAGCCGGCCATTGTTAATATCGCTAAATCTGGTCGAAGAGTAGCTCTTGTTAAGTTTAATTTATCCGCAATATGCTCGCCTGTTATCGGACCATTTTCTTTTACAATTTCAATAATTTTTTCTTGACGTTTATTCAGTTCGATTTCCTATTCACCACCTTCATTTAGGTAACGATATCTACTAACTATTATATACGAAATAGCCAGAATCAAAAGAAAAAGAATCTAAAGATAACTCTTTTGCTACAACCATATTTAACATTCAAGTACATATTCATTATGCCTAATCATAACAAAAGGAAACTAGGTAGGGGAATCCCCTGCCTAGCTTTTTGTTAAACTATCTAGTTACTACTTCACAATTATTTCATTTACACTTGCGAAACCTTTAATATAAGAAGCCATTTCCGCCATTAAATTTAGACGATTTTCTTTAATTTTCTCATTATCAGCCATTACCATAGTATGGTCAAAATATGCGGAGATTGTTTCTTGTAAAGAGAATAATAACTCAAAATACTCTTTTTCTTCCACTTTGGTATTAATTTTTTCTTTAACTGCTGTAAAACGATTATATAGATCACTTTCATATTCATTTTCAAACAAACTAGGATCAACCGCTGAAACGGTTACTGCCTTATTGGAAATATTGATAATTCGACTTAAAGCTTCTATGCCTTCCTTGAAATTAGCATCATCTTTGTGTAGTTCTAGAACTTTTGCCTTTCTTAAAACACTTGCAGCCCCACCGATTTTTTCTGCTAAAACTGCATCAATCATATCATAGCGGATGCCTTGTTCTTGTAAAATATACTTCACTCGTAATTTGAAGAATGACAGCACTGAATCAACTAATTCTTGCCCGGAAACTTTTGACGTATTCTCTATTGCCTGTATCGACAGTTCAACCAATTGCTCAATCGAAATATTCCAGTTTTTATCTATTAGGGTCTGGACAATTCCAGTTGCCTGTCTTCTTAATGCGTAAGGATCTTGTGAACCAGTTGGTACTAATCCAATACTAAAGAATGAAACAATTGTATCCAGTTTTTCTGCTAATGCAAGTACTGCCCCCACATTACTTGGTGCTGTTTCGTCATCTGCATGACGCGGCATATAATGCTCATTAATAGCGTTCGCTACTGATGCTTTTTCTCCCTTTTGAAGGGCATAACGTTCTCCCATTAATCCTTGCAGCTCAGGGAATTCGTAAACCATATTTGTTACAAGATCAAACTTAGCAATTTGCGCAGCTCTATCGACATCCTGTTTTTCTTCAGAAGTTAACTGTAATTCGTCGGCTAACTTAGAAGCAAGTAAACGAACACGAGCTACTTTTTCTGCTAAAGTACCAATTTCTTCATGATATACGATTGCTTCTAGTTTTTTTAGAAGGTCGTCTATCGCTAACTTTTGATCTTCTTTGTAGAAGAACGCAGCATCAGCAAGTCTAGCTCTTAATACTTTCTCATTTCCCCTTGCAACTTTGTCAAGATGTTGATGATCCCCGTTCCGAACAGTTACAAAATAAGGTAACAACTTTCCTTCCTTCGACTTAACTGGGAAATAGCGTTGATGTTCTTTCATGCTCGTAATTAATACTTCTGTCGGTAACTCTAAATAAGACTCATCAAAAGTCCCATATAAGGCAGTTGGATATTCAACTAAATTAGTAACTTCCTCTAACAAATCTTCATCAATTGGAATGATCCAATTGTTTTCTTCTTCTAATTTATTTATTTGTGAAACGATAGCTTCTTTTCTTTCCGCTGCATTAACCATCACATATTGAGCCAACATTTTCTTCTCATAATCTGAAGAGCTTTGAAAAACGATTTCTCCACCTAAAAAGCGATGACCACGTGACTGATTAGACGTTTCTACATTAGTAATAGAGAATGGAATAACCTCTTCTCCAAATAAGGCAATAAGCCATTTAATTGGACGAATATATCGTAATTCATTATTGGCCCAACGCATATTTTTCGGGAATGTTAAACTTAGAATCAACTCTTTTAATTCTGATAATAGTTCACTTGTCTGTTTCCCTTTAATAAATTTTTTAACATGAGCGTATTCCACACCATTTATCTCTTTAAAATAGATGTCTTCTACCGCTAAGCCTTGCCCTCTGGTGAATCCCGCAGCTGCTTTAGACCATTCACCAGCTTCGTTTAATGCAATACGTTTTGCAGGACCTTTTGCCTCTTCTTCCATGTCATGCTGTGATTCATCTAAGCCAGTAACAAGAAGTGCCAATCTACGCGGGGAAGAAAAAGCCTGAACAGAAGCATAACCCAATTGTTTCTCCGCAAGCCAAGCCTCCATTTTCTCTTTTAGTGATTGTATACTAGCAGAGATAAAACGTGCTGGCATTTCTTCTAAACCGATTTCCAATAATAAGTCTCTTTTATTCATGACTTTTTCCCTCCTTACTTTTTAAAATCGGGAATCCTAATTTTTCTCTTTCTTCGTAGAAAGTTTTTGCCACTTTACGTGCTAAATTTCTGCATCTTCCAATATACCCAGTTCTTTCTGTAACAGAAATAGCACCTTTAGCATCCAATAGGTTGAAAACGTGAGAGCATTTTAATACATAATCATAGGCAGGGTGTACTAGCCCTTCGTCCATTTGTCTATGCGCCTCTTTTTCATAGATTGAGAATAGATTAAACAGCATATCAGTGTCAGACGTTTCAAATGTATATTTACTATGTTCAAATTCTGGTTGATAAAAAATATCTTTGATTGTGAACCCATCTGTCCACTCTAAATCAAAAACATTTTCTTTATCTTGAATATAGGAAGCCAATCGCTCAATTCCATATGTTATTTCAACCGATACTGGCTTACATTCAATACCGCCAACTTGTTGAAAATACGTAAATTGAGTAATTTCCATTCCATCAAGCCATACTTCCCATCCAAGACCTGCGCAGCCTAGAGAAGGATTTTCCCAGTTATCCTCTACAAAGCGAATATCATGCTCTAACGGATTAATCCCTAGTGCTCTTAGAGAATCTAGATATAATTCTTGAATATTGTCAGGAGACGGCTTCATAATTACTTGAAATTGATGATGTTGATATAAGCGGTTTGGATTTTCTCCATATCGTCCATCTGCCGGTCTTCTTGATGGCTCTACATATGCAACATTCCACGGTTCAGGACCAATCGCTCTTAAAAAAGTGTATGGACTCATCGTCCCTGCACCTTTTTCTACATCATATGCCTGCATTAGGATACAACCATAGTCAGACCAATGTTTTTGCAATGTTAAAATCATGTTTTGAATATTCATTGCTTTCCTACACCTCCGAATTTATAAAACGTATATTCAGCATAGATTTATGTAGAGTTTGTTCTCGTAAAGAACACAAAAAACTCTCGTCCCTATGCCAAATATCTCTTGACATAGGGACGAGAGTTAACCCGCGGTTCCACCCTATTTGCTGTATAACTACAGCCGCTTTCATACGCAGTTGCTCCAAGAACGCCTTCCTTAACGCTCATGAACTTGGCTTCCACTATCCCAAGCTCGCTTTTCATGAGGTGAATTAAGTACTACTTTCTTTTCAATGCAACACTCTTATTTACATGAATAATAACGAAAAAAATATTAGTTGTCAACCTTGCTTCGATTTCTTCTTGATGAAGATCACTCTTCATTCAATTACTTTTATGTAAAGGAATCCCCTAAATTTTTCATTGATTGAATAAATTTTTTAGATTTCAAATACAATCCAGAATACTCTTCATAATAAGCATCAATAATCATACTCAGCTCTTTCTTAGTGGAATCTTTTACGGAGATACTTCCTAGACGGGAAATATCCATATAATAAAAAACCCGGAGCAGCTTTACTGTAGCCTGTGAGATTTTATAATGATAAGGGTCCTTTTCCAGGCATTGATGACAGATTAATCCACCTTCTCTGATAGAAAAAGAAAAGTGGCCCTCTGTAGCTCCGCAAAAAACACAGCGATCTAATACTGGATATAATCCTAAGCTGTTTAACATTTTTAGTTCATAGATATTTACTAATATTTCCGGATCATATTCTTCATTCATGTAATTCAACGTTTGATATAATAATTCAAAATGATAAGGATTGGGCTTTTTTTCATCTGTACATTTATCTGTAAGCTCTACTATATAGCTAGCATATGCAGTAAGAAAAATGTCTTCTTTTAATGAGCGCATACTCGATATTATGTCCCCTTGCTGTAAAAGCCCTAATCCACTACTTCGCTGGACGAGAAAATATCCATAGACAAAAGGCTGGGTTACAGCAGAAAGCCTGCTGTTAGGCTTTTTTGCACCTCTAGCCATTACCCCAACCTTTCCCCATTCTCTTGTATACAAAGTTACTATTTTATTGGATTCACCGTAATCGATGGATCTAATTACAATCCCTTCACACTTTTCCAGCATCACCATTCACCATCCCTTACTATAAGGACAGTACTATGAAATGGGATAATCGAGTTCCGCTAGTTCCTCTTCTTGCATTCCTGGTATTTCATGATTATGCTTTTCTAATTCTTTAAAGAGTAGATAAGTATCAATGTTACCTGTTTGGGAAAAAACTTTCCAGGTAAAGTCTAACATGTAAAACCCCACCTTTCGATTTTTAACTAGCTGTTTACAACCTTAATCTTATCATAGCCTGTCTTTATAAAATCATGAGACGAAAATATTGCTAATTGATTGCATGTATAATTTTCAAATAACCGAATGCCTTCTTGTTTAATACGTTTTCCTATTGCTGAAATAAAGGAGACAACAGGATTTCCTTCTTTTTCTTATGGCAGCCTTTATAGCTGTTCCGTTCTAATTATTAATATTCGTCTTCTCTAAACCCAAAATCACGCAATTGTGTCATTTTATTGCGCCAATCTTTTTGTACTTTCACCCATAATTCCAAATAGACTTTATTTCCAAGAAGATTTTCAATATCCGTTCTTGCTCTTTTTCCGATTTCTTTCAGCATACTACCTTGTTTACCGATAATTATCCCTTTTTGAGAATCTCGTTCAACGATAATAGTGGCCATTACGTTAATAACATCGTTTGATTTTCTCTCCATCTTCTCAATTACTACTGCGAGGGAGTGAGGAATTTCCTCTCTTGTTAGGTGCAGTGCTTTTTCCCTTATTAACTCAGAAACAATAAAGCGTTCAGGATGGTCTGTCACTTGATCAGCTGGATAAAATTGCGGTCCTTCTGGTAAATACTTTTTGATTTGTGTTAATAATGTTTCGACATTATTTCCTTCTAGAGCAGAGATTGGAACAATTTCTTTAAACGGATACTTCTCTTTATATGATTCAATAATGGCAAATAATTGATCTGGGTGAATCGTATCAATTTTATTAATCACTAAAAATATTGGTGTTTTTACAGACTGAAATTTCTCAAGAATGAATTCTTCCCCTTTACCAAAGCCTTCTTCAGCGTTAACCATAAAAAGGATTAGATCCACTTCTTTCAGTGTGTTCTGCGCTACCTTCATCATAAAATCGCCAAGTCTATGTTTCGGTTTATGAATTCCAGGTGTATCAATGAAAATAAGCTGTGCATCATCTGTTGTAAGTACACCTTGAACTTTATTTCTTGTAGTCTGTGGCTTATCGCTCATAATCGCAATCTTTTGCCCTATTACACGGTTCAAAAATGTTGATTTTCCAACATTAGGTCTTCCTATAATGGAGATAAATCCTGATTTGTGTTCTGTTTGATTATTAATGTTCATTTAAATCCTCCGGTGAAAATGCTCCTGGCAATAACTCTGCCACAGTTAATGTTTGTACGTCGCCTTTTAAATTCGTTAATATTACTTCCATGTCTTTTGGACAAAGTTCAGAAATCACTTGTCTGCAAGCACCACATGGAGAAATTGGTCCCTCTGTATCTGCCACAACAACAAGCTTCTTGAAAGTAGTATCACCTTCTGAGACAGCTTTAAACAATGCCGTTCGTTCTGCACAATTCGTCATACTGTACGCTGCGTTTTCAATGTTACACCCGCGATAAACGACACCCTTTTCCGAAAGCAGAGCTGCTCCTACCTTAAATTTTGAATAAGGTACATACGCTTTCTCACGTGCAAGCTTTGCTTCTTCCATTAGAAGTTCCTTTTTCATACAAATCCCTCTTTTCTTAAAGCAGCTTTTCATGCTATTTCAAGTCCACTTTTGGCTATATCACAAGCCGAAAAGGTTCTTGCTTAGCCAAATACTTTCCCCTTTAGCGCTAAGATTTATTTTAAAATAACTTTTCATTTTAGTGAGTATCTCTTTTTAGTAAGCCCTATTCTCGCCTTACCCATTATTTTAAAGAATAAATGGAACGTTTTCAAACTTCAGTAACACTTAATCTTATGTAAAATGTACTGTCTTAAAATTATATACTAATTTGGAAGCACAATAAAGAGAAAGAAGTAGGGAGTGATTAATGAACGTATAAAACCCCCAAAATAAAAAGCTACCTTTTAAAAATTAAATCTTAAACAAATAATTATTTGTCTAAAATTTAATTTTTATCAGATAGCTTTTATTCTCTAACCTGTTATAGCGCTCCATATTTTCGGGATAAAGATGATTCCGCCAATCACAATCGAAAGAATTGCTGCGATAAAAACAGCACCAGCAGCTATGTCCTTTGCCTCTTTTGCCAATGGATGATATTCACTAGTAACAAGATCCACCACACGTTCTATTGCCGTATTTATCAGTTCTAGGCTAATTACTAATCCAATACAAAACGCAATAAACATCCATTCCTGTTTGGACAAATCATTTAAAAGGCCCAATATAATAACAAGAATGGTAATAACCAAATGAATCTTTACATTTCTTTCTTGTTTAATAGCAGTTAATATTCCCAATATCGCTAAACGGAAGGAGGATAATTGACTGTTCTTTCGAATTCTATTATCTTTGTAATCCGAACTCATCTAAAATATCCTTTTGAAGAGTAAACATCACTTTTTCATCTTCTTCTGTCATATGGTCATATCCTAGTAAGTGCAAGAAGCCATGAACAGATAAAAACCCAAGTTCTCTCATATAAGAATGACCATAATCATTAGCCTGTTCCTCCGCTTTATCGATAGAAATGACAATATCTCCTAACATTCTAGGAAGTCCCTCTCCAACCAATTCCATTTCGCCTTCTCCTAATTCCTCCAGCGCAAAAGAAATAACATCTGTCGGTTGATCCTTTTCTCTATATTCTTTATTTATTTGTTGAATTTGTTCATTATGAACGAAGGTAATGGAAAGCTCAATTTCTCCTTGGAGATTTAGTTTTTCGGCTGCAAATTGTAAGACTTCCTCGATTTT of Niallia circulans contains these proteins:
- the dnaG gene encoding DNA primase — encoded protein: MVARIPEEKLNEIKQATDIVEVIGEHVSLTRQGRNFIGLCPFHGEKTPSFTVSPDKQIFHCFGCHAGGNVFTFLMDLEGTSFVEVATSLADRASIDLGIEISELEKKPAIPNDLQQMIDAHELLSKFYHHLLVNTKDGQHALEYLTNRGFTLPIIEKFQIGYTLNSWDLAVKFLGKRKFDVSLLEKAGLIVKSERDEKYFDRFRDRIIFPISDRNGNTIAFSGRALGDNNPKYLNSPETPIFNKSNTLYNFHKARPIIRKLQQAVLFEGFADVIAANRAGVENSVATMGTSLTEEHIAILKRNARNITICYDSDSAGIEAAFRAGQLLTKANCIVKVVMLPDGMDPDDYVNKFGEDKLQQEILHGSIPFMGFKMLYYRRGKNLQNEGDKLAYIEEVIGEIAKLDKAVEKDLYLRQLADEFSLSLEALKQQEMQMEQSSPNEYVDEKTVVPVKQYTVKKRATGLLPAYHTAEKRLLAHMFKSEDIAYKVQSSLQGRAFNIDEHQAIFTYLLAFYEKGLGTDTSSFMNFIDDPDLQRIVAEIEMMEVNEEVSELEISDYMKQVTNYEKLLEIKEKKQQLKEAERQNDYIKAAQIGMEVLLLEKTLK
- the glyS gene encoding glycine--tRNA ligase subunit beta, whose amino-acid sequence is MNKRDLLLEIGLEEMPARFISASIQSLKEKMEAWLAEKQLGYASVQAFSSPRRLALLVTGLDESQHDMEEEAKGPAKRIALNEAGEWSKAAAGFTRGQGLAVEDIYFKEINGVEYAHVKKFIKGKQTSELLSELKELILSLTFPKNMRWANNELRYIRPIKWLIALFGEEVIPFSITNVETSNQSRGHRFLGGEIVFQSSSDYEKKMLAQYVMVNAAERKEAIVSQINKLEEENNWIIPIDEDLLEEVTNLVEYPTALYGTFDESYLELPTEVLITSMKEHQRYFPVKSKEGKLLPYFVTVRNGDHQHLDKVARGNEKVLRARLADAAFFYKEDQKLAIDDLLKKLEAIVYHEEIGTLAEKVARVRLLASKLADELQLTSEEKQDVDRAAQIAKFDLVTNMVYEFPELQGLMGERYALQKGEKASVANAINEHYMPRHADDETAPSNVGAVLALAEKLDTIVSFFSIGLVPTGSQDPYALRRQATGIVQTLIDKNWNISIEQLVELSIQAIENTSKVSGQELVDSVLSFFKLRVKYILQEQGIRYDMIDAVLAEKIGGAASVLRKAKVLELHKDDANFKEGIEALSRIINISNKAVTVSAVDPSLFENEYESDLYNRFTAVKEKINTKVEEKEYFELLFSLQETISAYFDHTMVMADNEKIKENRLNLMAEMASYIKGFASVNEIIVK
- a CDS encoding pyruvate, water dikinase regulatory protein, giving the protein MTERQIIYVVSDSVGETAELVTKAAISQFSGHNVNVLIKRFPFVEDKSNIHEVVMQAKMEHGMIAYTLVKPEVRNYMSELARQEGVYACDIIGPIIDQFQVLWGKTPLYEPGLVRKLDEDYFKKVEAIEFAVKYDDGRDPRGLEKADIILIGVSRTSKTPLSQFLAHKRVKVANVPIVPEVDPPKELFQVPASKCFGLKISPTKLNNIRKERLISLGLSDQASYAQIERIQEELTYFDDIVNRIGCPVIDVTNKAVEETANIIHNLYYRSKYNADN
- the glyQ gene encoding glycine--tRNA ligase subunit alpha, which translates into the protein MNIQNMILTLQKHWSDYGCILMQAYDVEKGAGTMSPYTFLRAIGPEPWNVAYVEPSRRPADGRYGENPNRLYQHHQFQVIMKPSPDNIQELYLDSLRALGINPLEHDIRFVEDNWENPSLGCAGLGWEVWLDGMEITQFTYFQQVGGIECKPVSVEITYGIERLASYIQDKENVFDLEWTDGFTIKDIFYQPEFEHSKYTFETSDTDMLFNLFSIYEKEAHRQMDEGLVHPAYDYVLKCSHVFNLLDAKGAISVTERTGYIGRCRNLARKVAKTFYEEREKLGFPILKSKEGKSHE
- a CDS encoding diacylglycerol kinase family protein: MSSDYKDNRIRKNSQLSSFRLAILGILTAIKQERNVKIHLVITILVIILGLLNDLSKQEWMFIAFCIGLVISLELINTAIERVVDLVTSEYHPLAKEAKDIAAGAVFIAAILSIVIGGIIFIPKIWSAITG
- a CDS encoding helix-turn-helix transcriptional regulator, which codes for MELNKRQEKIIEIVKENGPITGEHIADKLNLTRATLRPDLAILTMAGFLDARPRVGYFYTGKNSERLVIDNIRNILVKDYYSHPVVVHENSSVYDAIVIMFTEDVGTIFVIDEASTLTGVVSRKDLLRASIGKQELNSLPVAIIMTRMPNVTYCFKEEILVDVGCKLMDHEIDALPVVEKNENGLLVIGRVSKTNITRAFVDLSNNRKGIVEEHND
- a CDS encoding cytidine deaminase, producing MKKELLMEEAKLAREKAYVPYSKFKVGAALLSEKGVVYRGCNIENAAYSMTNCAERTALFKAVSEGDTTFKKLVVVADTEGPISPCGACRQVISELCPKDMEVILTNLKGDVQTLTVAELLPGAFSPEDLNEH
- the recO gene encoding DNA repair protein RecO, whose translation is MLEKCEGIVIRSIDYGESNKIVTLYTREWGKVGVMARGAKKPNSRLSAVTQPFVYGYFLVQRSSGLGLLQQGDIISSMRSLKEDIFLTAYASYIVELTDKCTDEKKPNPYHFELLYQTLNYMNEEYDPEILVNIYELKMLNSLGLYPVLDRCVFCGATEGHFSFSIREGGLICHQCLEKDPYHYKISQATVKLLRVFYYMDISRLGSISVKDSTKKELSMIIDAYYEEYSGLYLKSKKFIQSMKNLGDSFT
- the era gene encoding GTPase Era, producing MNINNQTEHKSGFISIIGRPNVGKSTFLNRVIGQKIAIMSDKPQTTRNKVQGVLTTDDAQLIFIDTPGIHKPKHRLGDFMMKVAQNTLKEVDLILFMVNAEEGFGKGEEFILEKFQSVKTPIFLVINKIDTIHPDQLFAIIESYKEKYPFKEIVPISALEGNNVETLLTQIKKYLPEGPQFYPADQVTDHPERFIVSELIREKALHLTREEIPHSLAVVIEKMERKSNDVINVMATIIVERDSQKGIIIGKQGSMLKEIGKRARTDIENLLGNKVYLELWVKVQKDWRNKMTQLRDFGFREDEY
- a CDS encoding YaiI/YqxD family protein, yielding MIYVDADSCPVKEDIVEIASYYHYELQFVASYAHMKRENDGQNWKYVDSDKEAVDLFIMNATKKQDIVVTQDIGLASTLLLKQVTVLSPRGVMYEEETINTALDMRYLSAKARRKGVYGKGPKPFTEEDRQKFRRNFIRILSKNEGESIGHVE
- a CDS encoding YqzL family protein, which codes for MLDFTWKVFSQTGNIDTYLLFKELEKHNHEIPGMQEEELAELDYPIS
- the ybeY gene encoding rRNA maturation RNase YbeY, which translates into the protein MNLEIDFIDETEKVKESEIAKIEEVLQFAAEKLNLQGEIELSITFVHNEQIQQINKEYREKDQPTDVISFALEELGEGEMELVGEGLPRMLGDIVISIDKAEEQANDYGHSYMRELGFLSVHGFLHLLGYDHMTEEDEKVMFTLQKDILDEFGLQR